One genomic segment of Primulina huaijiensis isolate GDHJ02 unplaced genomic scaffold, ASM1229523v2 scaffold32015, whole genome shotgun sequence includes these proteins:
- the LOC140968026 gene encoding E4 SUMO-protein ligase PIAL2-like isoform X1, which yields MPATLGGHPGAEFNGGFAAMDSVASSEMNSACISEIIDGLSLQVRGHVRSAELSSLCLSLSRQIDFAMANNEVPNRALELPSLLKKVCVWKTDTLMQAIIMVLMISIKNACRTGWFSDRDSDELSDLAKESASNFCRMPHFNTEPSCSNLVITSIMSRFYPRMKMGHLFFHIEVKPGFNAYLGDFQISENLKSAPEEKIRLFVGQMDNIETSACLVSPSKVNFLVNGHGVERRSNLYMDTGPQNPTVLTHLLTYGLNVLQAVGEFSGNYLIAVACMSEVPEPDSNSLLDYEHIPPVVDSDSEIIEGASQIPLSCPISLRRIRTPVKGHLCKHIQCFDFDNYVGINSRRPSWRCPSCNQHVCFTDLRIDQKMVKILKEVGTNVINVIFASDGSWIADMETDDNAHTSEDRTSNSGQNESPQTASIGLLNVPVDILDLTQNDSMGVTPNETEDQKFSAMALQSRSLAQTIVVDPDRTNTNDVNQSNLHSEDDSGLRIFMSTFGQGLPDFTSNTRNLGAYASTSNHIAAPAGLPEIPIGAPNRVYAFAGNALASTSLPQTETSLLNTSQYHFGNPTITNEYGRFPSVPRQVSGTPIAVQAPPHITAPVLQQTSTNSVNTFMQNGFSAAYQAYPAPPTNTNSTISSNLIHLPPSSSNQYPVIQNYWQQNSSRASARLIRWNVTQHAPNQVPNAYQGTDELQISSQQMVNLRMPQASSQSHGRNQSPVLPSGIHFFRPPAHIGGLQDRIGHTNVLMNSQRAHLVAAANRAADMALNPSRTFAAPTFSMNSGTGSTPLIRDDVTNPANQNKRPAGRMRGALSGQALTDALNEYIIRPSQQAARHISDVNSLLNNPPPGTTIFHG from the exons ATGCCGGCGACTCTTGGGGGGCACCCCGGCGCAGAATTTAACGGCGGATTTGCTGCAATGGACTCAGTCGCTTCTTCAGAGATGAATTCCGCCTGCATTTCGGAGATTATTGATGGCCTGTCTCTCCAAGTTCGCGGCCACGTACGCTCTGCTGAGTTGTCTAGTCTCTGCCTTTCTCTGTCCAG ACAAATTGATTTTGCCATGGCAAACAATGAAGTTCCAAACAGAGCCCTGGAGCTGCCTTCGCTATTAAAGAAG GTGTGCGTATGGAAAACTGATACCCTCATGCAAGCAATCATCATGGTCCTGATGATTTCTATTAAG AATGCTTGTCGAACTGGGTGGTTTTCAGATAGAGATTCTGATGAATTGAGTGATCTGGCAAAGGAG AGCGCGAGCAATTTTTGTAGAATGCCCCATTTTAACACTGAGCCTAGCTGTTCTAATTTGGTTATCACCTCAATCATGTCAAG ATTCTATCCAAGAATGAAAATGGGTCATCTGTTTTTTCACATTGAAGTCAAG CCTGGATTTAATGCTTATTTGGGGGACTTTCAGATTTCAGAGAATTTGAAGTCAGCTCCCGAAGAAAAAATA CGGTTATTTGTTGGACAAATGGATAATATTGAGACATCTGCATGCCTCGTTAGCCCCTCTAAAGTGAA CTTTCTCGTGAATGGACATGGCGTGGAGAGGAGATCTAATCTTTACATG GACACAGGGCCTCAAAATCCGACTGTTTTGACTCATTTACTGACATATGGGTTGAACGTTCTCCAGGCTGTGGGTGAATTTAGTG GAAATTATCTTATAGCAGTTGCTTGCATGAGTGAGGTGCCAGAACCTGATTCAAATTCCCTTCTAGATTATGAGCATATTCCTCCAGTTGTGGATTCAG ATTCCGAAATCATTGAGGGGGCATCACAAATACCACTGAGCTGTCCCATTag CCTCAGGCGTATCAGAACACCTGTCAAAGGACATTTATGCAAACATATTCAG TGTTTCGATTTTGACAACTATGTGGGCATCAACTCAAGAAGACCCTCCTGGCGCTGCCCGAGTTGTAATCAGCATGTCTGCTTCACTGATCTTCGCATAGACCAAAAAATGGTCAAG ATCTTGAAAGAGGTTGGAACAAATGTCATCAATGTAATATTCGCTTCAGATGGTTCATGGATTGCTGACATGGAAACTGATGATAATGCACACACGTCAGAGGATAGGACCTCTAATTCTGGACAGAATGAGTCTCCACAAACTGCATCTATTGGCTTATTAAATGTTCCTGTTGATATACTCGATCTGACTCAGAATGATTCAATGGGTGTTACTCCAAATGAAACTGAAGACCAGAAGTTTTCCGCAATGGCTCTTCAAAGTCGATCTTTGGCGCAGACAATTGTAGTCGACCCTGACAGGACAAACACAAATGATGTGAATCAAAGCAACCTTCATTCTGAGGATGATTCAGggttaagaatttttatgtcaaCCTTTGGGCAAGGTTTGCCAGATTTTACATCAAATACACGGAATCTTGGTGCTTATGCATCCACTTCGAATCATATTGCAGCGCCTGCTGGTTTACCTGAGATTCCTATTGGTGCTCCAAACAGAGTATACGCATTTGCTGGTAATGCTCTTGCTAGCACCTCCCTCCCACAAACCGAAACTTCTTTGCTAAATACTTCTCAGTATCATTTTGGAAACCCAACGATCACTAACGAGTATGGAAGGTTCCCATCAGTACCAAGACAAGTATCCGGAACACCAATTGCAGTTCAGGCCCCTCCACATATAACGGCTCCTGTCCTTCAACAAACCTCTACCAATAGTGTGAATACATTTATGCAGAATGGCTTTTCAGCAGCTTATCAAGCTTACCCTGCTCCGCCAACCAATACCAACTCAACAATTAGTTCGAATCTAATTCATTTGCCTCCATCGTCATCGAATCAGTACCCTGTTATACAG AATTATTGGCAGCAAAATAGCTCACGAGCTTCTGCTAGATTAATTCGTTGGAATGTTACTCAGCATGCCCCGAATCAGGTCCCAAATGCTTACCAAGGTACAGATGAACTTCAAATATCAAGTCAGCAGATGGTGAACCTAAGGATGCCTCAAGCATCAAGTCAATCTCATGGCCGGAATCAGTCACCTGTGCTGCCATCTGGTATTCATTTCTTCCGCCCTCCAGCCCACATAGGGGGTTTACAGGACAGGATCGGTCACACAAATGTCTTAATGAACAGTCAACGAGCTCATTTGGTTGCAGCCGCAAACCGAGCTGCGGACATGGCTCTTAATCCATCAAGAACTTTTGCAGCACCCACGTTCTCAATGAACTCTGGAACAGGTTCAACTCCATTAATAAGGGATGATGTTACGAATCCAGCTAATCAGAACAAGCGGCCTGCTGGACGGATGCGTGGAGCTCTTTCTGGGCAGGCTTTAACTGATGCGTTGAACGAGTACATAATTCGACCTAGCCAGCAAGCTGCTCGGCATATCTCTGACGTGAACTCACTTTTGAATAATCCTCCCCCTGGTACTACAATCTTTCATGGCTGA
- the LOC140968026 gene encoding E4 SUMO-protein ligase PIAL2-like isoform X2, which yields MPATLGGHPGAEFNGGFAAMDSVASSEMNSACISEIIDGLSLQVRGHVRSAELSSLCLSLSRQIDFAMANNEVPNRALELPSLLKKVCVWKTDTLMQAIIMVLMISIKNACRTGWFSDRDSDELSDLAKESASNFCRMPHFNTEPSCSNLVITSIMSRFYPRMKMGHLFFHIEVKPGFNAYLGDFQISENLKSAPEEKIRLFVGQMDNIETSACLVSPSKVNFLVNGHGVERRSNLYMDTGPQNPTVLTHLLTYGLNVLQAVGEFSGNYLIAVACMSEVPEPDSNSLLDYEHIPPVVDSDSEIIEGASQIPLSCPIRRIRTPVKGHLCKHIQCFDFDNYVGINSRRPSWRCPSCNQHVCFTDLRIDQKMVKILKEVGTNVINVIFASDGSWIADMETDDNAHTSEDRTSNSGQNESPQTASIGLLNVPVDILDLTQNDSMGVTPNETEDQKFSAMALQSRSLAQTIVVDPDRTNTNDVNQSNLHSEDDSGLRIFMSTFGQGLPDFTSNTRNLGAYASTSNHIAAPAGLPEIPIGAPNRVYAFAGNALASTSLPQTETSLLNTSQYHFGNPTITNEYGRFPSVPRQVSGTPIAVQAPPHITAPVLQQTSTNSVNTFMQNGFSAAYQAYPAPPTNTNSTISSNLIHLPPSSSNQYPVIQNYWQQNSSRASARLIRWNVTQHAPNQVPNAYQGTDELQISSQQMVNLRMPQASSQSHGRNQSPVLPSGIHFFRPPAHIGGLQDRIGHTNVLMNSQRAHLVAAANRAADMALNPSRTFAAPTFSMNSGTGSTPLIRDDVTNPANQNKRPAGRMRGALSGQALTDALNEYIIRPSQQAARHISDVNSLLNNPPPGTTIFHG from the exons ATGCCGGCGACTCTTGGGGGGCACCCCGGCGCAGAATTTAACGGCGGATTTGCTGCAATGGACTCAGTCGCTTCTTCAGAGATGAATTCCGCCTGCATTTCGGAGATTATTGATGGCCTGTCTCTCCAAGTTCGCGGCCACGTACGCTCTGCTGAGTTGTCTAGTCTCTGCCTTTCTCTGTCCAG ACAAATTGATTTTGCCATGGCAAACAATGAAGTTCCAAACAGAGCCCTGGAGCTGCCTTCGCTATTAAAGAAG GTGTGCGTATGGAAAACTGATACCCTCATGCAAGCAATCATCATGGTCCTGATGATTTCTATTAAG AATGCTTGTCGAACTGGGTGGTTTTCAGATAGAGATTCTGATGAATTGAGTGATCTGGCAAAGGAG AGCGCGAGCAATTTTTGTAGAATGCCCCATTTTAACACTGAGCCTAGCTGTTCTAATTTGGTTATCACCTCAATCATGTCAAG ATTCTATCCAAGAATGAAAATGGGTCATCTGTTTTTTCACATTGAAGTCAAG CCTGGATTTAATGCTTATTTGGGGGACTTTCAGATTTCAGAGAATTTGAAGTCAGCTCCCGAAGAAAAAATA CGGTTATTTGTTGGACAAATGGATAATATTGAGACATCTGCATGCCTCGTTAGCCCCTCTAAAGTGAA CTTTCTCGTGAATGGACATGGCGTGGAGAGGAGATCTAATCTTTACATG GACACAGGGCCTCAAAATCCGACTGTTTTGACTCATTTACTGACATATGGGTTGAACGTTCTCCAGGCTGTGGGTGAATTTAGTG GAAATTATCTTATAGCAGTTGCTTGCATGAGTGAGGTGCCAGAACCTGATTCAAATTCCCTTCTAGATTATGAGCATATTCCTCCAGTTGTGGATTCAG ATTCCGAAATCATTGAGGGGGCATCACAAATACCACTGAGCTGTCCCATTag GCGTATCAGAACACCTGTCAAAGGACATTTATGCAAACATATTCAG TGTTTCGATTTTGACAACTATGTGGGCATCAACTCAAGAAGACCCTCCTGGCGCTGCCCGAGTTGTAATCAGCATGTCTGCTTCACTGATCTTCGCATAGACCAAAAAATGGTCAAG ATCTTGAAAGAGGTTGGAACAAATGTCATCAATGTAATATTCGCTTCAGATGGTTCATGGATTGCTGACATGGAAACTGATGATAATGCACACACGTCAGAGGATAGGACCTCTAATTCTGGACAGAATGAGTCTCCACAAACTGCATCTATTGGCTTATTAAATGTTCCTGTTGATATACTCGATCTGACTCAGAATGATTCAATGGGTGTTACTCCAAATGAAACTGAAGACCAGAAGTTTTCCGCAATGGCTCTTCAAAGTCGATCTTTGGCGCAGACAATTGTAGTCGACCCTGACAGGACAAACACAAATGATGTGAATCAAAGCAACCTTCATTCTGAGGATGATTCAGggttaagaatttttatgtcaaCCTTTGGGCAAGGTTTGCCAGATTTTACATCAAATACACGGAATCTTGGTGCTTATGCATCCACTTCGAATCATATTGCAGCGCCTGCTGGTTTACCTGAGATTCCTATTGGTGCTCCAAACAGAGTATACGCATTTGCTGGTAATGCTCTTGCTAGCACCTCCCTCCCACAAACCGAAACTTCTTTGCTAAATACTTCTCAGTATCATTTTGGAAACCCAACGATCACTAACGAGTATGGAAGGTTCCCATCAGTACCAAGACAAGTATCCGGAACACCAATTGCAGTTCAGGCCCCTCCACATATAACGGCTCCTGTCCTTCAACAAACCTCTACCAATAGTGTGAATACATTTATGCAGAATGGCTTTTCAGCAGCTTATCAAGCTTACCCTGCTCCGCCAACCAATACCAACTCAACAATTAGTTCGAATCTAATTCATTTGCCTCCATCGTCATCGAATCAGTACCCTGTTATACAG AATTATTGGCAGCAAAATAGCTCACGAGCTTCTGCTAGATTAATTCGTTGGAATGTTACTCAGCATGCCCCGAATCAGGTCCCAAATGCTTACCAAGGTACAGATGAACTTCAAATATCAAGTCAGCAGATGGTGAACCTAAGGATGCCTCAAGCATCAAGTCAATCTCATGGCCGGAATCAGTCACCTGTGCTGCCATCTGGTATTCATTTCTTCCGCCCTCCAGCCCACATAGGGGGTTTACAGGACAGGATCGGTCACACAAATGTCTTAATGAACAGTCAACGAGCTCATTTGGTTGCAGCCGCAAACCGAGCTGCGGACATGGCTCTTAATCCATCAAGAACTTTTGCAGCACCCACGTTCTCAATGAACTCTGGAACAGGTTCAACTCCATTAATAAGGGATGATGTTACGAATCCAGCTAATCAGAACAAGCGGCCTGCTGGACGGATGCGTGGAGCTCTTTCTGGGCAGGCTTTAACTGATGCGTTGAACGAGTACATAATTCGACCTAGCCAGCAAGCTGCTCGGCATATCTCTGACGTGAACTCACTTTTGAATAATCCTCCCCCTGGTACTACAATCTTTCATGGCTGA
- the LOC140968026 gene encoding uncharacterized protein isoform X3 encodes MPATLGGHPGAEFNGGFAAMDSVASSEMNSACISEIIDGLSLQVRGHVRSAELSSLCLSLSRQIDFAMANNEVPNRALELPSLLKKVCVWKTDTLMQAIIMVLMISIKNACRTGWFSDRDSDELSDLAKESASNFCRMPHFNTEPSCSNLVITSIMSRFYPRMKMGHLFFHIEVKISENLKSAPEEKIRLFVGQMDNIETSACLVSPSKVNFLVNGHGVERRSNLYMDTGPQNPTVLTHLLTYGLNVLQAVGEFSGNYLIAVACMSEVPEPDSNSLLDYEHIPPVVDSDSEIIEGASQIPLSCPISLRRIRTPVKGHLCKHIQCFDFDNYVGINSRRPSWRCPSCNQHVCFTDLRIDQKMVKILKEVGTNVINVIFASDGSWIADMETDDNAHTSEDRTSNSGQNESPQTASIGLLNVPVDILDLTQNDSMGVTPNETEDQKFSAMALQSRSLAQTIVVDPDRTNTNDVNQSNLHSEDDSGLRIFMSTFGQGLPDFTSNTRNLGAYASTSNHIAAPAGLPEIPIGAPNRVYAFAGNALASTSLPQTETSLLNTSQYHFGNPTITNEYGRFPSVPRQVSGTPIAVQAPPHITAPVLQQTSTNSVNTFMQNGFSAAYQAYPAPPTNTNSTISSNLIHLPPSSSNQYPVIQNYWQQNSSRASARLIRWNVTQHAPNQVPNAYQGTDELQISSQQMVNLRMPQASSQSHGRNQSPVLPSGIHFFRPPAHIGGLQDRIGHTNVLMNSQRAHLVAAANRAADMALNPSRTFAAPTFSMNSGTGSTPLIRDDVTNPANQNKRPAGRMRGALSGQALTDALNEYIIRPSQQAARHISDVNSLLNNPPPGTTIFHG; translated from the exons ATGCCGGCGACTCTTGGGGGGCACCCCGGCGCAGAATTTAACGGCGGATTTGCTGCAATGGACTCAGTCGCTTCTTCAGAGATGAATTCCGCCTGCATTTCGGAGATTATTGATGGCCTGTCTCTCCAAGTTCGCGGCCACGTACGCTCTGCTGAGTTGTCTAGTCTCTGCCTTTCTCTGTCCAG ACAAATTGATTTTGCCATGGCAAACAATGAAGTTCCAAACAGAGCCCTGGAGCTGCCTTCGCTATTAAAGAAG GTGTGCGTATGGAAAACTGATACCCTCATGCAAGCAATCATCATGGTCCTGATGATTTCTATTAAG AATGCTTGTCGAACTGGGTGGTTTTCAGATAGAGATTCTGATGAATTGAGTGATCTGGCAAAGGAG AGCGCGAGCAATTTTTGTAGAATGCCCCATTTTAACACTGAGCCTAGCTGTTCTAATTTGGTTATCACCTCAATCATGTCAAG ATTCTATCCAAGAATGAAAATGGGTCATCTGTTTTTTCACATTGAAGTCAAG ATTTCAGAGAATTTGAAGTCAGCTCCCGAAGAAAAAATA CGGTTATTTGTTGGACAAATGGATAATATTGAGACATCTGCATGCCTCGTTAGCCCCTCTAAAGTGAA CTTTCTCGTGAATGGACATGGCGTGGAGAGGAGATCTAATCTTTACATG GACACAGGGCCTCAAAATCCGACTGTTTTGACTCATTTACTGACATATGGGTTGAACGTTCTCCAGGCTGTGGGTGAATTTAGTG GAAATTATCTTATAGCAGTTGCTTGCATGAGTGAGGTGCCAGAACCTGATTCAAATTCCCTTCTAGATTATGAGCATATTCCTCCAGTTGTGGATTCAG ATTCCGAAATCATTGAGGGGGCATCACAAATACCACTGAGCTGTCCCATTag CCTCAGGCGTATCAGAACACCTGTCAAAGGACATTTATGCAAACATATTCAG TGTTTCGATTTTGACAACTATGTGGGCATCAACTCAAGAAGACCCTCCTGGCGCTGCCCGAGTTGTAATCAGCATGTCTGCTTCACTGATCTTCGCATAGACCAAAAAATGGTCAAG ATCTTGAAAGAGGTTGGAACAAATGTCATCAATGTAATATTCGCTTCAGATGGTTCATGGATTGCTGACATGGAAACTGATGATAATGCACACACGTCAGAGGATAGGACCTCTAATTCTGGACAGAATGAGTCTCCACAAACTGCATCTATTGGCTTATTAAATGTTCCTGTTGATATACTCGATCTGACTCAGAATGATTCAATGGGTGTTACTCCAAATGAAACTGAAGACCAGAAGTTTTCCGCAATGGCTCTTCAAAGTCGATCTTTGGCGCAGACAATTGTAGTCGACCCTGACAGGACAAACACAAATGATGTGAATCAAAGCAACCTTCATTCTGAGGATGATTCAGggttaagaatttttatgtcaaCCTTTGGGCAAGGTTTGCCAGATTTTACATCAAATACACGGAATCTTGGTGCTTATGCATCCACTTCGAATCATATTGCAGCGCCTGCTGGTTTACCTGAGATTCCTATTGGTGCTCCAAACAGAGTATACGCATTTGCTGGTAATGCTCTTGCTAGCACCTCCCTCCCACAAACCGAAACTTCTTTGCTAAATACTTCTCAGTATCATTTTGGAAACCCAACGATCACTAACGAGTATGGAAGGTTCCCATCAGTACCAAGACAAGTATCCGGAACACCAATTGCAGTTCAGGCCCCTCCACATATAACGGCTCCTGTCCTTCAACAAACCTCTACCAATAGTGTGAATACATTTATGCAGAATGGCTTTTCAGCAGCTTATCAAGCTTACCCTGCTCCGCCAACCAATACCAACTCAACAATTAGTTCGAATCTAATTCATTTGCCTCCATCGTCATCGAATCAGTACCCTGTTATACAG AATTATTGGCAGCAAAATAGCTCACGAGCTTCTGCTAGATTAATTCGTTGGAATGTTACTCAGCATGCCCCGAATCAGGTCCCAAATGCTTACCAAGGTACAGATGAACTTCAAATATCAAGTCAGCAGATGGTGAACCTAAGGATGCCTCAAGCATCAAGTCAATCTCATGGCCGGAATCAGTCACCTGTGCTGCCATCTGGTATTCATTTCTTCCGCCCTCCAGCCCACATAGGGGGTTTACAGGACAGGATCGGTCACACAAATGTCTTAATGAACAGTCAACGAGCTCATTTGGTTGCAGCCGCAAACCGAGCTGCGGACATGGCTCTTAATCCATCAAGAACTTTTGCAGCACCCACGTTCTCAATGAACTCTGGAACAGGTTCAACTCCATTAATAAGGGATGATGTTACGAATCCAGCTAATCAGAACAAGCGGCCTGCTGGACGGATGCGTGGAGCTCTTTCTGGGCAGGCTTTAACTGATGCGTTGAACGAGTACATAATTCGACCTAGCCAGCAAGCTGCTCGGCATATCTCTGACGTGAACTCACTTTTGAATAATCCTCCCCCTGGTACTACAATCTTTCATGGCTGA
- the LOC140968026 gene encoding uncharacterized protein isoform X4: MANNEVPNRALELPSLLKKVCVWKTDTLMQAIIMVLMISIKNACRTGWFSDRDSDELSDLAKESASNFCRMPHFNTEPSCSNLVITSIMSRFYPRMKMGHLFFHIEVKPGFNAYLGDFQISENLKSAPEEKIRLFVGQMDNIETSACLVSPSKVNFLVNGHGVERRSNLYMDTGPQNPTVLTHLLTYGLNVLQAVGEFSGNYLIAVACMSEVPEPDSNSLLDYEHIPPVVDSDSEIIEGASQIPLSCPISLRRIRTPVKGHLCKHIQCFDFDNYVGINSRRPSWRCPSCNQHVCFTDLRIDQKMVKILKEVGTNVINVIFASDGSWIADMETDDNAHTSEDRTSNSGQNESPQTASIGLLNVPVDILDLTQNDSMGVTPNETEDQKFSAMALQSRSLAQTIVVDPDRTNTNDVNQSNLHSEDDSGLRIFMSTFGQGLPDFTSNTRNLGAYASTSNHIAAPAGLPEIPIGAPNRVYAFAGNALASTSLPQTETSLLNTSQYHFGNPTITNEYGRFPSVPRQVSGTPIAVQAPPHITAPVLQQTSTNSVNTFMQNGFSAAYQAYPAPPTNTNSTISSNLIHLPPSSSNQYPVIQNYWQQNSSRASARLIRWNVTQHAPNQVPNAYQGTDELQISSQQMVNLRMPQASSQSHGRNQSPVLPSGIHFFRPPAHIGGLQDRIGHTNVLMNSQRAHLVAAANRAADMALNPSRTFAAPTFSMNSGTGSTPLIRDDVTNPANQNKRPAGRMRGALSGQALTDALNEYIIRPSQQAARHISDVNSLLNNPPPGTTIFHG; the protein is encoded by the exons ATGGCAAACAATGAAGTTCCAAACAGAGCCCTGGAGCTGCCTTCGCTATTAAAGAAG GTGTGCGTATGGAAAACTGATACCCTCATGCAAGCAATCATCATGGTCCTGATGATTTCTATTAAG AATGCTTGTCGAACTGGGTGGTTTTCAGATAGAGATTCTGATGAATTGAGTGATCTGGCAAAGGAG AGCGCGAGCAATTTTTGTAGAATGCCCCATTTTAACACTGAGCCTAGCTGTTCTAATTTGGTTATCACCTCAATCATGTCAAG ATTCTATCCAAGAATGAAAATGGGTCATCTGTTTTTTCACATTGAAGTCAAG CCTGGATTTAATGCTTATTTGGGGGACTTTCAGATTTCAGAGAATTTGAAGTCAGCTCCCGAAGAAAAAATA CGGTTATTTGTTGGACAAATGGATAATATTGAGACATCTGCATGCCTCGTTAGCCCCTCTAAAGTGAA CTTTCTCGTGAATGGACATGGCGTGGAGAGGAGATCTAATCTTTACATG GACACAGGGCCTCAAAATCCGACTGTTTTGACTCATTTACTGACATATGGGTTGAACGTTCTCCAGGCTGTGGGTGAATTTAGTG GAAATTATCTTATAGCAGTTGCTTGCATGAGTGAGGTGCCAGAACCTGATTCAAATTCCCTTCTAGATTATGAGCATATTCCTCCAGTTGTGGATTCAG ATTCCGAAATCATTGAGGGGGCATCACAAATACCACTGAGCTGTCCCATTag CCTCAGGCGTATCAGAACACCTGTCAAAGGACATTTATGCAAACATATTCAG TGTTTCGATTTTGACAACTATGTGGGCATCAACTCAAGAAGACCCTCCTGGCGCTGCCCGAGTTGTAATCAGCATGTCTGCTTCACTGATCTTCGCATAGACCAAAAAATGGTCAAG ATCTTGAAAGAGGTTGGAACAAATGTCATCAATGTAATATTCGCTTCAGATGGTTCATGGATTGCTGACATGGAAACTGATGATAATGCACACACGTCAGAGGATAGGACCTCTAATTCTGGACAGAATGAGTCTCCACAAACTGCATCTATTGGCTTATTAAATGTTCCTGTTGATATACTCGATCTGACTCAGAATGATTCAATGGGTGTTACTCCAAATGAAACTGAAGACCAGAAGTTTTCCGCAATGGCTCTTCAAAGTCGATCTTTGGCGCAGACAATTGTAGTCGACCCTGACAGGACAAACACAAATGATGTGAATCAAAGCAACCTTCATTCTGAGGATGATTCAGggttaagaatttttatgtcaaCCTTTGGGCAAGGTTTGCCAGATTTTACATCAAATACACGGAATCTTGGTGCTTATGCATCCACTTCGAATCATATTGCAGCGCCTGCTGGTTTACCTGAGATTCCTATTGGTGCTCCAAACAGAGTATACGCATTTGCTGGTAATGCTCTTGCTAGCACCTCCCTCCCACAAACCGAAACTTCTTTGCTAAATACTTCTCAGTATCATTTTGGAAACCCAACGATCACTAACGAGTATGGAAGGTTCCCATCAGTACCAAGACAAGTATCCGGAACACCAATTGCAGTTCAGGCCCCTCCACATATAACGGCTCCTGTCCTTCAACAAACCTCTACCAATAGTGTGAATACATTTATGCAGAATGGCTTTTCAGCAGCTTATCAAGCTTACCCTGCTCCGCCAACCAATACCAACTCAACAATTAGTTCGAATCTAATTCATTTGCCTCCATCGTCATCGAATCAGTACCCTGTTATACAG AATTATTGGCAGCAAAATAGCTCACGAGCTTCTGCTAGATTAATTCGTTGGAATGTTACTCAGCATGCCCCGAATCAGGTCCCAAATGCTTACCAAGGTACAGATGAACTTCAAATATCAAGTCAGCAGATGGTGAACCTAAGGATGCCTCAAGCATCAAGTCAATCTCATGGCCGGAATCAGTCACCTGTGCTGCCATCTGGTATTCATTTCTTCCGCCCTCCAGCCCACATAGGGGGTTTACAGGACAGGATCGGTCACACAAATGTCTTAATGAACAGTCAACGAGCTCATTTGGTTGCAGCCGCAAACCGAGCTGCGGACATGGCTCTTAATCCATCAAGAACTTTTGCAGCACCCACGTTCTCAATGAACTCTGGAACAGGTTCAACTCCATTAATAAGGGATGATGTTACGAATCCAGCTAATCAGAACAAGCGGCCTGCTGGACGGATGCGTGGAGCTCTTTCTGGGCAGGCTTTAACTGATGCGTTGAACGAGTACATAATTCGACCTAGCCAGCAAGCTGCTCGGCATATCTCTGACGTGAACTCACTTTTGAATAATCCTCCCCCTGGTACTACAATCTTTCATGGCTGA